The segment CCCTGGGGTGGAACGACGACCGCGTCAACGTCAACGGCGGCGCGATTGCCCTGGGCCACCCGATCGGTGCCTCCGGTGCCCGCGTCCTCGCCACGCTGATCCACGCGATGCACGATCGGAAGGCGGCGACGGGGCTGGCGACGTTGTGTCTGGGTGGGGGAAACGCCGTGGCGTTGAGCGTGGCGAAGGAGTGAATCGATGATCGATGATCGATGATCGATCATCGATGCCTCACATATTCCATGCAGGTAGATCATGTCGAAGATCGCAGTCATCGGTTCGGGCACGATGGGCAACGGCATCGCCCACGTCTTTGCCCAGCACGGCCACGACGTCTCCCTCATCGACGTGAATGCGGCGGCACTGGAGAAGGCCAAGGCGACGATCGCCGGCAACCTCGACCGTCAGGTCAAGAAGGGCACCCTGGCGGCAGAGGCGCCGGCCGAGATTCTCGCGCGGATCACGACGGGGACGGACCTGGCGCTTGCGGCGCAGGCGGAGCTGGTGATCGAGGCGGCGAGCGAGAACCCCGCGATCAAGTTCGACATCTTCGCCAAGCTTGACGCCCTCTGCGGCCCAAACACCCTCCTCGCCAGCAACACCTCCTCCATCTCCATCACCGAGATCGCCGCCAAGACCAAGCGCCCTGCGCAGGTCATCGGCATGCATTTCATGAATCCGGTCCCGGTGATGCAGTTGGTCGAGGTCATCCGTGGGCAGGACACGTCGGATGCGACCACGGCCACGGTGATGGACCTCTCGCGGGCGCTCGGCAAGACGCCGGTCGAGGTCAATGACTTCCCCGGCTTCGTCAGCAATCGCGTGCTGATGCCGATGATCAACGAGGCGATCTT is part of the Gemmatimonadota bacterium genome and harbors:
- a CDS encoding 3-hydroxybutyryl-CoA dehydrogenase, coding for MSKIAVIGSGTMGNGIAHVFAQHGHDVSLIDVNAAALEKAKATIAGNLDRQVKKGTLAAEAPAEILARITTGTDLALAAQAELVIEAASENPAIKFDIFAKLDALCGPNTLLASNTSSISITEIAAKTKRPAQVIGMHFMNPVPVMQLVEVIRGQDTSDATTATVMDLSRALGKTPVEVNDFPGFVSNRVLMPMINEAIFCVFEGVATPESIDTVMKLGMAHPMGPLTLADFIGLDVCLAILNVLHTGLGDDKYRPCPLLKRMVAAGHLGRKSGKGFYVYTK